ATGCTGACCGCCTTGCACACCTAAGGTTCCTTGGTGATTTCGAAACACTTGGAGAGATACCCATCATGGGATTCAATCCATACCCCGGAACCCCGATGGAAAACCATCCACCCTGCCCCCTTGAGGAACAGATGAAAACCATAGCCATCACACGTATCATGTACCCTGATATAAGGATAACGGTTCCAACACCAACCATAGGTCCCGAAAATGTCCGCTTCTCCCTCATGGCAGGGGCAGATAACCTTGCAACGGTTATACCTGACGGTTACCCCCATGATGTTAAGGGGGTTGGGTCCCCAAGGTACGGAAACCTCAATGATGTGCTGAGGGTTGTGGATGAGATGGGACTGAAGCCCCAGCTATCAGCGAAACCAGCGGCTGATGGGGTTGCCCTGCTTTGATTAATACGAAGGGGTTTAGTCATCAGATAGCCTGTGCATACCCTTTAACCTTATCAATACAGTGGGCTGGTCTTCAATAGGCCTTGAATCCCCTGAGTCTTATCATATACAGTGGTGTGGTCATGTTAGAGGATATAATAGCCAGTGCATACCTTGAGTCTGTAGAGGATCGTCGCAGAGGAGACCGTGAGGAGGAAGTTAAAGCTGTAAGAGATTATATACATGGCGCCCAAAGAATTGTGGTGCCAAACTGGAACCGGGAAAAGGTTGATGTGATAAATGATGTCCTAAGATCCTTCAAGTTAGGGGAAGCAGAGCACCTTCAGTTCAACACCAACTGTGCAGACCTCACAAGGATGCCTGCCGTTACAAAGGCCCTCATGGCACTTGACATATCAGGGGCAGATCTTGTTATTGCACGGGGACGGCTGGGGGTTCCAGGATCTGGATCCCTCTTAGTGATCATGGACTCCCGAGGAAGGATTCTTTCAGCGGCCATGTCACCACCACACGTTATACATAAAATGGGTGTTCAGGAAGCCGTGAGATCCGAAATTACCCATGCTCTTGAGCGTATAGGCTTCAGCAGAGGATCAGAATGAAAAATCATGAAACCGGTATAACCGAGACCGTTAAAACATTCTTCTCCACATACAGGGTACAAGACATAATAAATCACATATTGGCAGTTAAATCGGCCGCGGTTATTGGATGGCTCACTGAAATCGACATGGACCCTGAAAGTGCCCTCATAATCGGCTCATACTTCACAGGTGCAGCAATTGCAGGTTCACTTGACTGTGATGTAACCGTTGCAGATATAAACCCCCAGACACGTTTTATGCTAGATGATAAAGTGAATTTTCAGGAAGGCGTTATGGACCTCAGGGGTCACTGGGACCTTCTGGTTGATACCACCGGTCTCGGGGGTGTCACCGAGGAGGAACTGAGGGGTATCAATGCGGAAGCGTTCATCGTTGAGGACCCAACATCGGATGGCAGCGATGATACGATAAGGAAATTCAACAGGACATATGAGAGACTTGGAATGGTTGAATCCAACATTTCAGGGGCCCTCCACACCTATGGCATTGGTGCCAAGACATCGGGTACAATGACGCTTACAGTTGAGGTCTTGAGGAGGTCGATGGCCGATGCGCTTGAATCTGAAGGTGTACTCTATGCTACACCAACCCTTGAATTCTTTGAGAGGATACTATTTAAGGAGAGGGCCCCTGAAAGATTCCTGAAGCGCCTTGAATCCCCCGCCCTCGTGGTTTCATCACTTGAGGATCTGGACTGTGATGGGCTCATAGAAGGGAACCTTGAAATGATAAGATCGAGGATAATTCCTGAATAACATATGATATTAATATGATATTAGCCTAAGGTGAATCCAGTTATGCTGCTCATCCCATCATTATTCAAGGATAATATCAGAAATAGAGTCAATCAGCTCCTACGTAAGTCATTAAGCACCTAAGAATGTTCAAAGGTGATAATATCAGGATAGAATCATTTATAGAGTTCATGGAGAGCCTGGCACCGCCTGAACTTGCACTTCCCGGTGACAGGATAGGATACAATGGCCCTGAAGTTGAGGTTGAATCCGTCCTGGTACTCATGGACTACCTGGACGATGTGCCTGTGGATGGGTATGACCTACTGGTCCTCCACCACCCACCCCAGGTTGAACCTCCGCTTCCCTACTATGTCCTACATTCCAACTGGGACGTTGCCGATGGTGGTGCCTGTGATGCCCTCGCAGATGCCCTTGGACTGAACGTTGAATCCTTCCTTGATCCTGAAACCGGCCTGGGACGCATATGTCGTGGGGACCTTACACTCGAGGAGCTCATGGAAAGAATACATGACCTGAGGCCAGGAACTGTGAGGGTCGTGAACCCCAGAGAATACCTGGATCACGTTGCTGTTGTATCAGGTTTCGGTCTCTCAGACGGGGACCTCATAAAAAGGGCATTCTCTGAGGGAGCCCCTGTTTATCTATCAGGTGACCTCACACATACCTCGGCGGTCCTTGCAAGAAACCTCAACATGACACTCATTGATGCAGGTCACCATTCAACGGAAATGCCTGGACTCCTGAGGCTCCGTGATATGATAGAGGACGTCGGGCTGGTGGTGGACATTATTGATACAGGTACTCCCTGGACAGAGTACCGCTATGAAACATTCTAGTAGACTGCACAAGCGGGTGATATGATTGGAGATCTCTGAACTTGAAGATAAAAAGGTGCCACGTGGAGAGGTCACACTTGTCGGTGCCGGGAGGCTGGGATTCCGCACCGCCCTCAACCTCATGCAGATCCACCGTGGCGGCCCTGAAAGGATAAAGGTCATCGACGGGCAGAGGGTATCTGCAGATGACCTGATATTCCGCCTCATGGGGGCGAAGATAGGTGAATACAAGGTGAAGTTCATTGAATCCCTCGCCTGTGATGGCTTTTCAAAGACCGTTCAGGGCATACCCGAGTACATCACAGGGGACAACCTGCACCTCATAGGAGGAGATGTGGTCTGTGTGGAGATTGCAGGGGGTGATACCCTCCCTATAACTGCAGAGATAATCCGGTACGCACAGGAGAGGGGGGCCGCCACCATCAGCACTATGGGTGTGTTCGGGATAGGTGAAGAGAACGTCTCAGTGGTTGATATAGATGAAGCTGACCCTGAAAACCCCATTGCAGCCTATCTGCAGGCTGAGGGAATTCACCAACACATCCTTGTGGGTACAGGTAAACTCATAAGGGACTGGGAGCCTGTAACGCCCCATGTCCTGGACAGGGTCTCAGAGGTTATGACGGCAGAGATACTCAAACTCCTTCGGGGTGTTCGGAGATGATAAGGGTTGCCACAGCAGAGTGCTTCACCCATGGAATCGTTGCAAGGGAGATACACGCCTACTCCATGGGCTACCCCATGAACTACCGGTGGAGGGTTGACGCTGATGTCTCACTCGTGGCTGGCCTCTTCATACCCACACTTTCAGGTATCCGTAGCATCCTCAGATTTGAGCCTCCCGAGCCCTCTGCCACCCTCAACGACATAAAGGTTTACACTGAAAAGGAGGATGAAAGGGTGGCCCTCATGATGGCCCACTCTGTCAGAAGGCTGACAGGAGCGGATATAGGTATAGGTACAACTGCAGGTGCAGGGAGGGGTGGTATTGCTGTTGTATCACATGACAGGGAGGAGGTTGTAAACTCTGATGTAGAGGCAGACCTCAGATTTTCAGGGGCGGATGAGATCCTTGCAAGGCAGGAATCAGGAATAAGGAAGGCGCTGGAGTTATTTGAATCCTTTATCAGCCCACCATAATATCAGAAGTTATTTATTGTATCCACGTTATACTATTCTAAGGGAAAAATAATAGGTGGTGGTTTGACTGCTTCTTGAAATAACCGACCTTGCGGTCGAGGTTAGTGGAAAACAGGTCCTCAGAGACATAGACCTCTACATAGACAGGGGTGAAACGCATGTCCTCCTTGGACCCAACGGCTCAGGGAAGAGCACCCTCTTTATGACAATCCTCGGTTTCCCAAAGTACAAGGTCACAAATGGCCAGATACTATTCAAGGGAAAGGATATAACTGATATGAGTACAACAGAGCGGGTGAGAATGGGTATAGGTGTGAGCTTCCAGAACCCACCTTCCATAAGGGGTGTGAGGCTCATGGACCTCCTCAAGGTTGAAAGTGGCCTCAGCACAGAGGATGAACTGACACCCGAACTCAGGGAACTTGCAGCTAGGATGAAATTCGATGAGAGCTTCCTTGAAAGGGATGTTAACCTCGGGTTTTCAGGGGGTGAGGTGAAGAGGTCCGAGATTCTCCAGCTACTTGCACAGAAACCTGACTTCATAATGTTTGACGAGCCCGACTCAGGTGTGGATATAGAGAATGTTGAACTCCTTGCAGAGCAGATTAACGTCCTCCTTGACAAAGACAAGAAGCCAGGTATGAGAAAGAAGGCAGGGCTCCTCATAACTCACCTGGGATACATACTGAACTTTGTGAATGCCGACACTGCCCATGTCCTCATGGACGGCCGTATTGCATGTTCAGGTAACCCCCAGGAGATAATCGAGGATATAAGGAAGGATGGATTCAAGGGGTGTGTTGAATGCTGCGTACACTGAAGAAGGCTGAGAAGGCAAAGGACAAGAAGGCACTCTACGGTGAGGACATCGACCTTGAAAGGTTTATAAGGGAGGAGGCTGGTGAACATGAGGAGGTGACAAGGGCCAAGGAGGTTCCAAAGGAGATCCAGGAGACCCTGCTGAGGGTTGGAGTGGATCCTGAGGAGAAGGAACGTGCAGGTACATTCATACAGGTTGACCAGTCAGGCATCTGCACAACATGCGCCTCAGAGTCAATCGAGATCATGGGTATGAATGTTGCCCTTGATAAGTACAGCTGGCTCAAGGATTACATGTGGAAGGCGGTTGCAGTTGACACCGACAAGTACACAGCCACAACGGCCCTCAGGGAGGCTGAGGGAGAGATGGGGGGCTACTTCATAAGGTCAAAGCCCGGTGCACGTGAAGTCTTCCCGCTTCAGGCATGCATGTTCATAGGCGATGAGAGGGTAATGCAGACTGCCCATAACATCATAATCGCCGAGGAAAATTCCGAGCTCCACATAATAACAGGCTGTGCAACTGGTGAGGATGTGAGTTCAGCTTTACATGTTGGTGTATCCGAGTTCTA
This DNA window, taken from Methanothermobacter sp., encodes the following:
- the sufC gene encoding Fe-S cluster assembly ATPase SufC codes for the protein MLLEITDLAVEVSGKQVLRDIDLYIDRGETHVLLGPNGSGKSTLFMTILGFPKYKVTNGQILFKGKDITDMSTTERVRMGIGVSFQNPPSIRGVRLMDLLKVESGLSTEDELTPELRELAARMKFDESFLERDVNLGFSGGEVKRSEILQLLAQKPDFIMFDEPDSGVDIENVELLAEQINVLLDKDKKPGMRKKAGLLITHLGYILNFVNADTAHVLMDGRIACSGNPQEIIEDIRKDGFKGCVECCVH
- a CDS encoding UPF0254 family protein, producing MIRVATAECFTHGIVAREIHAYSMGYPMNYRWRVDADVSLVAGLFIPTLSGIRSILRFEPPEPSATLNDIKVYTEKEDERVALMMAHSVRRLTGADIGIGTTAGAGRGGIAVVSHDREEVVNSDVEADLRFSGADEILARQESGIRKALELFESFISPP
- a CDS encoding DUF3236 domain-containing protein is translated as MLEDIIASAYLESVEDRRRGDREEEVKAVRDYIHGAQRIVVPNWNREKVDVINDVLRSFKLGEAEHLQFNTNCADLTRMPAVTKALMALDISGADLVIARGRLGVPGSGSLLVIMDSRGRILSAAMSPPHVIHKMGVQEAVRSEITHALERIGFSRGSE
- a CDS encoding ThiF family adenylyltransferase, yielding MEISELEDKKVPRGEVTLVGAGRLGFRTALNLMQIHRGGPERIKVIDGQRVSADDLIFRLMGAKIGEYKVKFIESLACDGFSKTVQGIPEYITGDNLHLIGGDVVCVEIAGGDTLPITAEIIRYAQERGAATISTMGVFGIGEENVSVVDIDEADPENPIAAYLQAEGIHQHILVGTGKLIRDWEPVTPHVLDRVSEVMTAEILKLLRGVRR
- a CDS encoding Nif3-like dinuclear metal center hexameric protein, which encodes MFKGDNIRIESFIEFMESLAPPELALPGDRIGYNGPEVEVESVLVLMDYLDDVPVDGYDLLVLHHPPQVEPPLPYYVLHSNWDVADGGACDALADALGLNVESFLDPETGLGRICRGDLTLEELMERIHDLRPGTVRVVNPREYLDHVAVVSGFGLSDGDLIKRAFSEGAPVYLSGDLTHTSAVLARNLNMTLIDAGHHSTEMPGLLRLRDMIEDVGLVVDIIDTGTPWTEYRYETF
- a CDS encoding DUF1188 domain-containing protein, giving the protein MKNHETGITETVKTFFSTYRVQDIINHILAVKSAAVIGWLTEIDMDPESALIIGSYFTGAAIAGSLDCDVTVADINPQTRFMLDDKVNFQEGVMDLRGHWDLLVDTTGLGGVTEEELRGINAEAFIVEDPTSDGSDDTIRKFNRTYERLGMVESNISGALHTYGIGAKTSGTMTLTVEVLRRSMADALESEGVLYATPTLEFFERILFKERAPERFLKRLESPALVVSSLEDLDCDGLIEGNLEMIRSRIIPE